In Octopus bimaculoides isolate UCB-OBI-ISO-001 chromosome 14, ASM119413v2, whole genome shotgun sequence, the following are encoded in one genomic region:
- the LOC106875544 gene encoding WD repeat-containing protein 6, translating to MADVFPKLKEAFQSGPVTALKIIGDTVLAGIGCYLHIYDLITTRRLQSTKVLPHHNIHGIEKDHTTTTPTEGFLCIYGEKILNIVSYSGKRITEEHKSREFQDWIWDVRWLTNTDQCPNRNLAITLGHNVIVQWNWTADQLLNYVHCQEQCILYSAHFIGVSWNQLLLASGTVFNQVVVWSPVVNTTGDHSGQTFSKPLQYFTGHQGVIFSIHYHQRQQLMCSVSDDRSIRVWKLTFQGKNAPESIWPEDWAMATSEIVHVLYGHSARVWRARLLTTGIISIGEDAVCCIWNAEGQIIQKFKGHKGKSIWSLAINEEETIAVTGGGDCSIRVWNIGNVEENCKTISKTHLKLDKSILPHTSNQEDFPRSVTYLNFNTVLINANSGLLFMYCLSHLKWRVIGGDDTFLSYSCLAVSHDTQSIVMGNLYGSVVVILPTGDLDPKQLCHCNTNFLTSKPIHISVVGKIYSIHWLTDTQILVSEHSGTLSVWKLHRSSPMPTLAKLLVFCLPPSKHRWVTAACLLPGDLQMVCGDRSGSLYVYPFGKSTDELCHPEQCFPKLHGKAGVTDVCYHNNYLYTAGRDGHYRQYTVTEDGSLKLVNNNKIYKGFDWFEKLLFGDELLLFGFHSVNFILWNCSKSEKLLEIPCGGGHRSWSCLLRNNLVHFVYIKAQDIVICRASIRPTLVLKQSHHGRQMLDIKHISSTSTQHSDVSNHLCIGCSEDTSLQLFHLNFKHSGTPNTTATDMKTLATLQAHISSVRCLTVLPSTGSSLHPSTLDAEAFLVVSGGGRAQLNVWRFIMGSTSDRKEEKRVRSEEEEAETEDGDKSEFNCIHEHLCSEFLIKRPPKLWKSRVLTLDPEMRILSLTAFHGHQIDTSVETGFVFVAAACSDGTLRLYCFDERQHNKNNNNRNGSQLLSVWQQQCHGGSCVLQVSHILYHCNNHRDSNISGTRCSNSGAPGANRILVVLVSAATDGQLAFWDITAICNGHLHQLLNRPHCPHPSQDFAQTSVNSNTSEHGFKSSAVHTIEEDSDPLDKQTQTLMGNASSGFSQCNEDGGDTDDGDDEEEAHCNNIDENADDDDCLIYKTSAHQSGVNSLHLLQQQDSSFLLASGGDDNALFVMKFAISHMEDRTNVVCERSMSHCSAHAAQITGVWFVNSTYLVSSSVDQRICVWQLLFGEEIAQIKYVISQFVTIADLSNIDVWQHRKRIFIAVCGTGLSLLTLELPTST from the exons GTATTGGTTGTTATTTACACATCTATGACTTGATCACAACTCGCAGACTACAATCTACCAAAGTTTTACCTCATCATAACATTCATGGCATTGAAAAAG ACCACACCACGACCACCCCCACAGAAGGTTTCCTCTGCATTTATGGTGAGAAGATACTCAATATTGTTTCCTATTCTGGCAaaag AATCACAGAGGAACACAAAAGTCGAGAATTTCAGGATTGGATCTGGGATGTTCGATGGCTGACAAAT ACTGACCAATGTCCAAACAGGAATCTTGCCATTACATTGGGCCACAATGTCATTGTTCAATGGAATTGGACGGCTGACCAACTGCTTAATTATGTTCACTGTCAGGAACAATGTATTCT ATACTCTGCACATTTTATTGGAGTCAGTTGGAACCAGCTCCTGTTAGCTTCTGGTACGGTGTTCAACCAGGTTGTAGTGTGGTCACCTGTGGTCAACACCACAGGTGACCACTCTGGTCAAACCTTCAGTAAACCATTGCAATACTTCACAGGACATCAG GGAGTGATTTTCTCAATCCATTACCATCAGCGCCAACAACTGATGTGCAGTGTTTCGGATGACCGAAGTATCCGAGTATGGAAGCTCACATTCCAAGGGAAGAATGCTCCTGAATCTATTTGGCCTGAAGACTGGGCGATGGCCACCAGTGAAATTGTCCATGTATTGTATGGTCACTCAGCAAGAGTATGGAGGGCTCGACTGTTGACAACTGGAATCATAAGTATTGGAGAA GATGcagtttgttgtatttggaatgcAGAAGGTCaaataattcaaaaattcaaAGGTCATAAG GGCAAGAGTATCTGGAGCCTGGCCATAAATGAAGAAGAAACTATTGCA GTAACAGGTGGAGGTGATTGCAGCATTCGGGTTTGGAACATTGGAAATGTGGAAGAAAATTGTAAAACTATTAGCAAGACACACCTGAAATTGGACAAGTCTATCTTG CCACACACAAGCAACCAAGAAGACTTTCCACGTTCTGTAACTTATCTAAACTTCAACACAGTTTTAATCAATGCCAACAGTGG gTTACTCTTCATGTATTGCCTGTCCCATCTCAAGTGGAGGGTCATTGGAGGTGatgacacatttctctcttattcttGCTTGGCAGTGTCACATGACACTCAGTCGATTGTGATGGGAAACCTCTATGGTTCTGTGGTGGTCATCTTACCCACAG GTGACCTAGACCCTAAACAATTGTGTCACTGCAATACCAATTTCCTAACTTCAAAACCAATCCATATCTCAGTTGTTGGAAAGATCTACAGCATCCATTGGTTGACGGACACCCAGATTTTGGTCTCCGAACACAGTGGCACACtg TCCGTCTGGAAACTCCACAGAAGCAGTCCGATGCCAACACTGGCCAAGTTACTCGTATTTTGCCTTCCTCCCAGCAAACATCGGTGGGTTACTGCTGCCTGTTTACTTCCAGGAGATCTCCAAATGGTTTGTGGTGATCGCAGTGGCTCCCTCTATGTGTATCCCTTTGGGAAATCTACTGATGAG CTTTGCCACCCTGAACAGTGTTTTCCAAAACTTCATGGCAAGGCAGGTGTCACTGATGTATGTTACCATAACAACTATCTGTACACGGCTGGTAGAGATGGACATTATCGGCAATACACGGTGACAGAGGACGGCTCTTTGAaacttgtgaataataataag ATCTACAAAGGATTCGATTGGTTTGAGAAACTTCTTTTCGGAGACGAGTTACTCTTGTTTGGCTTTCATTCT GTGAATTTCATATTGTGGAATTGTAGCAAATCTGAGAAACTTCTGGAAATACCCTGTGGGGGTGGCCATCGCAGTTGGAGCTGTTTGTTAAGGAACAATCTGGTTCACTTTGTGTATATTAAGGCTCAAGACATTGTCATCTGCAGAGCGTCGATCCGACCAACATTGGTTTTAAAG CAAAGCCACCATGGACGTCAGATGCTGGACATCAaacatatatcatcaacatcgaCACAACATTCag atGTCAGCAACCATCTCTGTATTGGCTGCAGTGAAGACACCTCCCTTCAACTGTTTCACCTCAACTTCA AACACTCTGGGACCCCTAACACAACCGCCACAGACATGAAGACCCTTGCTACTTTACAAGCCCATATATCCAGTGTCCGGTGTTTGACTGTCCTACCCAGCACGGGCTCATCATTGCATCCTTCAACATTAGATGCGGAGGCCTTCTTGGTGGTTTCTGGTGGGGGACGGGCCCAGCTGAACGTGTGGCGCTTCATTATGGGTTCAACCTCtgacagaaaagaagagaagagggtGAGAAGTGAGGAAGAAGAGGCAGAAACAGAAGACGGGGACAAATCTGAATTCAATTGTATTCACGAACATCTCTGTTCAGAATTTCTCATCAAACGTCCTCCAAAACTTTGGAAATCCCGTGTGCTCACACTCGATCCAGAAATGCGTATTTTAAGCCTCACAGCTTTCCATGGACACCAGATCGACACAAGTGTAGAGACTGGGTTTGTGTTTGTTGCTGCAGCCTGTTCTGATGGTACTCTACG ACTTTACTGCTTTGATGAGCGacaacacaacaaaaataacaacaacagaaacggCAGCCAACTGCTTTCGGTTTGGCAGCAGCAATGCCATGGTGGAAGCTGTGTTCTGCAAGTGTCTCATATTCTGTATCACTGTAATAACCATCGAGACAGCAACATTAGTGGCACCAGGTGCAGTAACAGTGGTGCACCTGGTGCCAACAGGATCCTTGTTGTCCTTGTTTCAGCTGCAACAGATGGTCAGCTTGCTTTCTGGGACATCACTGCAATCTGCAATGGTCACCTTCATCAGCTCCTCAACCGACCCCACTGTCCCCATCCTTCGCAAGATTTTGCTCAAACTTCTGTGAACTCCAACACCTCAGAACACGGTTTCAAATCCTCAGCAGTCCACACCATTGAAGAAGACAGTGACCCACTGGACAAGCAGACACAAACGTTGATGGGGAATGCTTCATCTGGTTTCTCTCAATGcaatgaggatggtggtgatactgatgatggtgatgatgaggaggaggctcattgtaataatattgatgaaaatgctgatgatgatgattgtcttaTCTACAAAACGTCTGCCCATCAATCGGGTGTCAACAGTTTACATCTGTTACAACAGCAAG attcCAGTTTCTTGTTGGCTTCTGGGGGTGATGACAATGCTCTCTTTGTCATGAAATTTGCCATCTCCCACATGGAAGACAGAACCAATGTTGTCTGTGAAAGGTCTATGAGCCACTGCAGTGCTCATGCTGCACAAATTACAGGTGTTTGGTTTGTAAACAGCACTTACCTCGTGTCTTCGTCCGTTGATCAGCGGATCTGTGTATGGCAGCTGCTGTTTGGAGAGGAAATTGCTCAG ATTAAATATGTAATCAGTCAGTTTGTTACAATCGCTGACCTTTCTAATATAGACGTCTGGCAACACAg AAAGCGAATCTTTATAGCTGTCTGTGGTACAGGACTGTCACTGCTAACTCTCGAATTACCAACATCAACCTGA